The Anas platyrhynchos isolate ZD024472 breed Pekin duck chromosome 6, IASCAAS_PekinDuck_T2T, whole genome shotgun sequence sequence TATGTTAAGGGCAGGGGGAATATCTAGCTAATATAGGCTGAGGAAGGGTTAAAATGCATGTCATGAGCGTGGTAGCTGTTAGGCAGGACTGGTCACTTACTGCTGTACCAAGCATCGCTCACTGGGCCTGATGGTTTGGCTCCTGGCAGCAGGTTTTCAGCTTCTTGATGCATGTTCTGCATGGCTTCAAAACACCCGTGGCATgagttgtttttattctttgcttcttttcctctgttGACGTGAAACGAATAAACATTTCCATTGTTGGCAGCGTCAGTAATGAAGGCACCAGTAGCTCCAGCGCTGAAGATTTGCCCAACCCAGATTCAAGCGTGGTGCCTGCAGAGGTGACAGCACAGAGCGGTGCCTTGCAAGACCATGGAGGATATGCAGGCTGTGGTgtcctgcagcacacagcagaagCAAGAGAGGGAAGTCTGCCTACCCCGATGCCTTTAGCAGGCTCTTCTGAAAAAGATATCACAGCAGATCTTGCAAGCAGCAGCGACAAGTTCCCAACCTCAAGCTGCAATGAAGCTGtgccaccaccaggtccagTGAGTGACAACGAAGAGGGAATAGCCCGTGGCATATCTGAGGACACCGGACCCGAATGTGACCCTACTGCACCTGCTTCTTTGAAAAGTAGTGAGGATGATCCCAGAAACCCAAGCCTGCAggccagccctcctgcagcaaTGCAAGGAGTCACAGCAATGAATTTGAGTGAGGTAGGGGCGTTGGGGCAGGGTGAGCAGCTGGGTGACGTGAGGGCACCACATGGCAGCACGTCCCCCCAGGGCAAAGGAGCAGGGGATTATTTTACTGCTCAGGAGGccgagcaggagctgggagttTTGGAAGTAGGTCAGCTACAGGCTGTAATGCAGCAAGGTAGACAGAACACAGATGGTGGAGAGGGTCTGCTAATGAAAAAGGAAACCTTAATCCGAAATCATCCAGCAACAGGAGGCTCAGATGGTGAAAAATTTGGAGCAATTGCAAACACTCAGAGTTTTGTTGTGAGGCCTGAGATCAGTGAGGTCTGCAGGACGCAGAAGGGGGCTGTAAAAACTGGAAGGAACGAGGTAAACCCAGCTCTGTCTGCGAGCCAGGGAGAGCAATCTGAAGCCTGTACTTCAGTGTCAGAGTTACCCCTTAATGCTCCAAATCTCTTCCTGGTACCAAAGCCAGAAGAATCTTTGAGGGAACATGTGCCTGGAAATGACTACCAAGATCTGATGAAAAGCGAGGCAACGAAAACAgcctctgaaaaaaatgaaccCGGTTTTGAAAGAGAGCTTCAAAAGGAGGATGAGCTTGTTAGTGCTGAGCACTTCAGTGCGCCTTTATCATTTAAGCAAGAGGAAGAGCAAAACTCAGCTGTCACAACTGAAAGCCAAAAAGACGAAGCCAGTAGCAATGAAATCATAAAAGCCGATGATGTGTCTAGAGAAAGCACCAcactttctgaagcagaaacCACTATCAATCCCACCAAGGAAATTTCCCCGGTAGATAAAAGATCATTACTGCAAGAATATGCATTAAGCACTTCTCTGAGCAGAGCCGTGGAGCTGAATCAAAAGGGAGCTGATGTGAGGGTATcgggagagaaaaacagaatgggagcagaggaggcaCACGTGGCAGAAACCAGCACATTACCTGAAGGGCCTGGTGGGGCAGAAAGGCAAATGTTGAGCTCTCTTAGTAGCCACGAGCAGGATCTGCAAGACACCCCCTTGAGCCACAATGCCGGGGAGTTCGGTCTCTGTGAAAAGACTTCAGCAGGCGGCCCAAAGGAAGAAGCTGTGGGAAAGCCCCTGCAGTCAGGCAGTGACTTGAAATCACCTGAAGACCACTCAGAGCCTCTGGGCTGTAAGCCTGAGCAAGCACTGAGCGAGGGGAAAGCAGCTGCCACAGATGACCCAGAGAACAAGGACTCGCCGCAGCGTCCGAGGGCAGGCTGCCCTCCGAGCACTGATTGCTCTCACGCtgggacagaagaaaaaactttgGGCCAGCCAGGCTCTAATGGGGCTGATGAGGTTTGTTTAGCTGGGGCACACAGCTCACCGCTCCTCCGCTCTGAGAACAATCGTGTTGTGCAGAGTAAGCAGGATGAGTCCTGGCAAGAGGCTTTTCCTAGAGGAGCCGTGTTAGAAACTGGGGACAAAACGGAGAGTCAAGGCAAGACAGAAGAAAGCACTAAAACATACAAATCAACGTGTGAACATCAGGGCTTAAATGAATTGGCAGGGCCTGGGGGTTTCATTGCTGTTCAAATTGAGGACCCCCCACAAGTTTCGGAAACCAAACAGCAGAGTGGTCACCTCAGCGATGTGCCTCGCAGCGATGCTTCATACAGCACAACTGGGAACAGCAAAGAGCACAAGGCTACCATTCAGCAGGAGAAGCACCATGCTGAAGTGGGAAGTTTTGTGGAGGACAAGGATTTGGCACTGAAAACTGAGCACGAGTCTGATATGCTGGTGCAAGCTCAGCAGGAGCAAGGGGCTGCAGAAAGTCATGGAAATGTGCAGGTGGCTTGTGCAGGAACTTTGCAAGCTGCAGTCGGTAGGGCAGAGCTCACCCCTTGGGCAATTCAGGAGGAAGGAGTGGGTGACAGCACCAGTGGGGACAAGCACAGCTCTTCAGTAACCCTGGAGTGCAGTGCTGGAGATCTGCAGGAAAACACAGATGCTCCAGCTGCTCTTCCCCACAGGGAGCAGATGGAGAAGTCAGTGAGTGCTGGTGACAGAGACCAGGCTTCGAATGCAGGACACAAGCAGCAGACACACCAAAGCAATCCGACAGGTGTCGCAAGAGCAGATGATCAGGAACACACAGAAAGACCTCTAAAACCTGAGCTGGAACCAAAGCATCGCAGCCACATACCAGAAATGCCTCTAAGCATTTCCGACAACCTTAATGAAGAATCTGCTGTGCCACGTCCAGCACCAGCCCAGAGCGActctggcacagcagcagaagaggaCGAGGCTGGAAGTAGTGCCGGGCTGCCAGAGGATGCGTGCAGCCATGAACACCTGCCAAACATTGCTGGTGTGACCGTGCTTAATTTGCAAGATTGCAacgagcaaaacaaaaccaatctCCAGGCAGAAGAAAACTGCTGCAGTAAGCAAAACCCAGACAAGCTCAAGCAGGGCAGTAATTCTTTGATCTCAGCTAGTCAGCATGAAGAAGCATGTCAGAGCGATACGTTTGCTGAAGAATCTGACAAGAATGAGCAGCCAGTCAGCGTGTGCAGGATAAAAGACAGCGCTGGTGCAAGCCGTGCTTCTGCTGTAAACGCTCTTCCAGGGACGCAGAATTCAGCAAGTGCCACCAACACAGCCCAGACTTTGCCAAGTGCTCCTGAAATAGCACATGCTTCTGATAATTTTGAGGAAAACGATCCTCAAATATCTAGCCCAGAAATTCAAGAGAAGCTGTTATTAGTGGCAAAAAGCTCAGGAGGGACCGAGGGTCTGGCTGCTGATGGGGGACTCGGACAAACAGATGGAAACATGCAGCTAAGTTGTGAGGACAGTGCTGCTATCCATGAAACAAGCAATATGCAAAGCAATAAAAGTCCAGGGGCAGAAGGATGTCTCTCCCTGTTAGAGGCTCACAGGGAAGCAGTTCCCACTGATAAGCCTTATAAACCCAGCTGCATTCAAACAGCACCAGAGGAGTTTTGCCAAGCTGATTTTCCAGCCCCCCCTCCGCTGACCTCTGCGGTCAGTCATCCCAGCCAGCAAGCTGGAAGCAGGGCGAACAATGGCACTGGGGGGGAATTACTAAATAATGAGCTGGGAGCTGTAGCGTGCCAGAACGTCTTAGAAAGCAACTCCAGTTCGCAGATGGCTGCAGGTTCTCAGGTGTCCGTGCATTCAGGTCCTTCACCTGGGGTAAGCACAGGTAAAAGAGCCGACTCAGAGCCCAGTTCTGCAGGGGGCAGGCAGGACAGCGACAAAGATGTTCCAAACCCAAGTTTtcagggagaaggagagaggagtTTAACCCTGCCGGAGGCTTTAAGCGTGGGGCAGAGTTCTGGAAACTTATCCCAGTTTAATTCGGAGAAGCTGAAGAAAGAGCTATCCGCAATTAaatccaaagaaacaaaaggtgaTGTCAACTTCAAAGCGCAGCAGAGTGACAGTTCAGCAGAGGCTCTGTTagctctccctgctgcagaaGGGAAGCTGCTGAGCCTTTCATCTGTTGGTAAACAAGGCGGCTGTAATGAGCAAATCGCACCCGGCATCTGCGTAGATGACAAGTGCAGTGTGATCTTAGAGAAGCCTgggaatttagaaaaaatggAAGAGGTATTAAAAGAGAATTACAGCACAACCAGGGCAGAGATCAGTACTTCCAGGCAGTCTGCAGAGAAGGAGCATGAGCTTCTGACTCCCAGCTCTCTGGGCATCGGCTCCAGCCTCCCGGCCTTCAGGGAGCACATCAGCCagatatttaagaaaacagtCCACAGCACGCTGAGCGCTGAATTACCCCAGCTTGCGCCTGAAAACCATGCAGGCTTCAAGCAGAGCACAACGGCCGAGGGTCCAGCGCAGCCGAGCGGCGTTGAGAACTTTTCTGCATCGGTCGAGGGGGGCAAAGCGGCTCCTGAGGGCACCTCGGGAGCAGAGGGGCCAGAGCTGCCTTTAGCTGCTGAGCcttcctgtgctgctcctgcacctCTGCTACCAGAAAATGCAGTGCCACCAGCCAGTCTCCAGGACGCTGAGGAAAGCAGGCAGCCTGCTGGCTGCTTAGAAATGCTCCCGGGGTCGGAGGGCTCTGCACCTGCTGAACGCTGTCTGGAAAACCTGCAGAAGGCGAACGGAAACGCTGAGCACCCTGAGAGCAGCGAGATGGAAAGGAAGGCAGGCGTGTGTGCTAGGGGTGTTGATCCTGAATTGCTAATGAGCTTGGAGAGAAAGAAGCAAGGCCCGGCTTCATCTGACGGGGCAGCAGCTGAGAACTTCCCTGCGTGTGCTGACAGGGAGCCACAACCCAGCGGAGCTGGGATCTCTGCAGGCAGCACGCAGGAGGGCGACTTCGGCAATGCTGCTACCGCAGAGGAAAATAACTTAATTACAGAGGGTACTTCACAGCCAGTTTCATCTGAAGAGGATGTAAGTTGTCAGCCCGAACACTGCCAGGATCCTGAGCCAAATGAAGAGGGGAAAACTGAGTACAGTGGTCCAGACACTGCCAAGAGCATCTCTGATGTGGCAGCTTCAGTGCTTGTTCCGGGAGGATCTTACAGTTGTGAAAAACTGCCAGACAACTTTAATGTGTTACCTGGGGAAAATCAGGAGACACGCGCTCGTGGCAATCTTGTGCATGACATTAGGGCTCAGAGTGACACAGAGATGATACAGGATGAGCCAGAGAATGGGAAATGCCTGGAAACATCAGCAAGTATGCAAGATccacagcaggaaaagaaaggggCCACGCATGGGTTAATGGATTACTTAAAAAATGAAGCCAGCCAGAATGGTTGCTTGCAAAGTGACTCTCAGCTAGAATCTGGCACTATGACTGACGGCGATGTACAAGAAAGCAGTGGCTCAGTGCTAAGCACGGCAAAGACAGGTAACGAAAAAGCTGGAGACATCCCTGAAACAGGTACTGCGAGGATGTTAGTCACCAGCGAGGGTGGCTTAGCTTTAAACTCAAGGACTGGAGAGCTGCAGACAGAGCTGTGCAAAAATCCCTCTGCACCTATCGCCGGGATGGAGCAGGGCGAGTGCTCTGAGCGTGCAGACCCCTCCGGTGCTGCAAATCAGCCGGGCAGGATGAATTCAGAGCATGAAGGCTCGCCTCAGGATGCCACAAGAAAGCTATCCCCGCTTGCATTTATGGAGCCTACGACACTTGACCTCAGCAAACTTCCAGACGTGGCTGTGGCAGGACTGCCTACTGAAAGGTATTTACTCTAAATTGCTATGTGAAACGCTTGTCAGGACCCTGGGGCTCAACGGGGATACAATTTTCGAGGCGGCTGCGCATTGTCTGGGAGGGCAGGGCAGTTACTCTGCTCTCGAATTTCTTTTCAATTCCTCTTGTGTTTAAATAGGGACTAAGTGGGAGAAATCTGAAGTAATGTCTAGGGTCTGGGTGTCCTAAAACCCGAGGAGTGTAATCCTTAACTGTCCCACTTGCTGTTCCAGTTTCCTACACTTGTCCGTGCGGATTTGTTTGTGCTTCCCAGCATTCACATCTCGTAGCCTAAAGTTAGGCAACCAAATAGCACTTCCTAGCCTGAAGTTAGTAGGCTTCTGCCTAAGCGTTGGTGACCCAGTTCCATCAGACCTGCAGCCTTCACAAGGCGGGCTGCAGCACTTAAAAACAAGCCTCCAGCATAACCCAATTACTCACAGTTAGTTGTCTGGGCCTCCCTCTTATCCTCCCGCATGTTATAATGGCACTGACAGTGCCTTTGATCACTGTATTATTCAGTGTTTCTAATGACATGACGTTGTTTCAGATGTGAATTTGTAGCTGGGACTCACAGAGTCTaagaattgttgcttttttattattatttttcaaaatctagcAGAAATGAGAAAGGCTTTCTTTGTGGGAGCTTCTACTTTGCTGCCTGCGTTCCCAGCTTGATGTGCAGTTAATTCAAAAGAATTATGAGTTAGgatgaatgctttctttgtaacCCCAGAAAGTTTCCTGGTTGCTGTCCCCCTCTCCTTCATCAGCTCGTTGTACCAACAAAACGTGGGGCTACAAGTGCAGGAGTCTGGCCTGTACGACTTTCTCTTTAAGGCTCTGCCCGTGAAGCGACAATGAAATTAGAGCCTGGTGTTCCTCTCCAGttcccttcctctctttgtGTTTCCCTTTACGGGCGGCTTCGTGGTCCCACAGCCTTGCCATGaccgtggtggtggtggttgtggtgGCCTGGTTCAGGGCCCCAGGCTCTGCGCATGCGTGTGCAGCAGGGCGGGTGTCACGCTTTAAATAAATACCTGTGGcgagcagggcagggctctCGGAACAGCTGCTGGCGATTTGTGGAGTGGTTGCTTCATACTTGCATGTGTGTCAGGAATTCACGCTCACCTGCTTTGGCAGCGGGCGGGTTTGTGCCGACAGGCGGCTGCGACGGCGGGGCCGCGCTCACACCGAGCGGGCAGGCACAGGCAGGAGGTAGGGAGGGGGCTCTGCTTTTGGCCAGGCTCGTTTCTGAGAGGGACCTGAGTTTGTTGTGTGGGTGAGAAGCAGAAGAGATGAGCTGGGCTGGCTGGTTGCTCTTCAGGAGGTTGGACACGCTGGCCGGTCGGCTTTTCCTCGGAGCTCGAAGCTGGGTTTGTGTAGTGGAGCTTCAGGCTGTGCTGGGTGTTGTGTGTGCTCTGGTCACAGCTGTCTGTTTGTCCCAGAGCGGCCTCCAGGTGCTGATTGCCCTCTGGTTGCTCTGGTTGTGTGAACTATGGTGGCTGTGCATAAATCTGCGTGCTTTGCGAGGAGCTCGGTGTGGGAATTTGGGCCTGATGGGTGAAGTCTGGAGATAAAGACTCCTTACACACCCCTCAAAAATCACCACAAAACAGAAGTACGTTGTAtttaggagaaagaaatgctaTGCTCTGAATTACTTCAGCACCAGCTTTTCCCCACCTCCTCTGCCTCTGCGTAGCTCCACCTCTTATGAGATCCCATCCGTCAAAACCCCGCTGAAGGGGCGAAGTTGTGGTCGGGACATCCAGTCCTTGCTAGGATTTCGTTCTGTGGAGGAATTACTTCTCCTCCAGCTGTGGCACGGGGCAGGAGGGTGCCCTTGTGATGAGCAGGACATCCAGGAGCAGCGGGATCCGAGGTGATCCCTGCCCCACCGCCTGAAGGAGTGGGACAGTggtcaacaaaaaaaaaacaaacttttgtgTTCTGAGGCAATAGCACGGCACCAGTAACTTCCCTGCAAATCTTCAGTGGAAAAGGAAAGCTATTTTTGgaaaggaggctgtggctgaagcagcagccccactTTCCTCTGGAAGTACACTTACTGTTGGGCATCTGGCTGCTTCATTTCTTTGTCCGAGTTTTACtcagaaaagaacagaacttGAGGGTTTTTTACTCCAtacttcttcatttatttacaaggaggaaaaggaggctTGTGTATGTCCATTTTGTGTGTGTCCAGGGAGTCCTTCTACCTTATGCCACCAAAATGCTTCAGTTCGCATCATGGGGCATGGCAGATGTTGAGCAGAGCGTGGATCAAAATAGCAAATGATATCAAAATCTTGAGGTGTTTAGAGATGGTGTGGAGTTTCCTGATAACTTTCTGTAATTCTACTGGCTGGTACACGCCAAGTGCGATCGTCTCTTGGAAAAGGTGCCAAGAGGCAGAGATTTTGTCATTCCTGGCGTGCGTTTGTGAGGTGTGGAGAACAGAGGGCGTCAGTGGCTGACCCGGTGGTGTGACAAAGCTCGGCTCCTTTACAGCCACTGGGTGCTCTGGGGCTGTGGAGATGCTTGTGGACCTGGCTTGGGGCTGGGAGTGCAGCCTCAGCCATAAAACACCCACCTTGAAGGGTGAGGGGACTGAGGCACCGCAGCATGTCAGGGCCTTCCCCAGCTGTACCACAGGCCCTCTCCTACCGCTGGTTTTTGGAAAATCGAGAGTTGTGCTGCACTGACTGACATCACCAATGAATATAAACAGTGCTCTCACATGGAAAGTGCATTGCAGCAATTGGCATCCTCAAAGCTACTGGAAAAACGCCGTGTCCTACACGGAGGTCAGGCACGATCGCTAAAGTTGGTCCAGACATACTTTGGGATCGTCTTTGTGCTTTCTTCTTGCCATCAAAAATTGGCAAGTTCGATTGTACAAAAGGAACGTTCACTCCTTCCTAAATACTGACTTGGTCTTTTTTGTCTGCATAACAAATACAGTGCTAAATATTTTAGCAGTCCTGCTGGATGAGGTACCAGGAATGTAGAGCTGCTTTTCAGATCAGTCAAGTGGGTTTTGAGCACTAACACTTCGGGCCATTAGCATCCAAAAACAGGATTTGGGGATTTAAAAGGAAACTTATCAAAACAGTGGTTATatgcatctttctttttttttttttctttttttttcttttttttttctttttttctttcttttttttttttttttaattcaaaattagCTTACCTGTGCAGCCTGTCAGgatcagaaaagaaaggtgaaAAATAGCTGCAGGTGATTTACACCTGAATAACATGCACAAAGTTAAACagtctgtctctctctcctcACCTTCTTCGTGACATCTTTGCATCTGAATTCTCTCTCGGTGTTTTTCCCATCTCACTGTCCCTGTTATCCCCGGAAGGGGTAACTGGTAGCACCATTATGCTTTTTGAGATGAAAGGAGCTCGGCCTGCAGTCCCTGGCTGGCTGGTGAGCTCTGTGGGAATTCTGTCTGTGTGACGACTGCAGGGTCGAGCCTGTGATACGTAATTTTGGGACTTTTCTATTAGTGGAAGAATAAAATTAGGATGATTTTGCTTTTACCCAACTGACATCCCATATTTCTTTCTAAGAAATCAAAGGGAGCTCTGCCAGATGCCATTTAGCAAATGCCATTGACCTAATTGAGTGGTGCTTTAGGCAGTGGCTAAATCAGTGTAAAGTATTTATAAAATGCTGATCTGACAGAATGCCCTGTTGTACTGAAAGCACATGCCAGTGGAAAACAAGGTATGAGACAtattgctgtgttgtttttactattttttttattattatttatctctTCCTCTGCTGAAGTACAGAAGTAAATCATCCCTGGTCTTGCTGAATTGCAGATACATCttttacacagaaaacattGTTAAACACTCGAGAACCTTGGTCACACGTTTGTTAGGTATGTATTGACACAGCTGATAGATGAGCTGCTGTTTTTCAAACATACTTCAGTGCTGCTcaagaaattacatttattcAGTCAAATACAGGGATTTGCTAAAGAAGTCTGGCAAGAATGCTGTGAGATTTTGTCCAGTGTCTGGACAGGCAGTTTAGTATCATTCTTTTCTCAATAAgttaaaaattactttctgattattttttgaCTGGCTTTCAACTTTGCTTCCTCCAAGTAAGCCACCTATTTTCCCCAAATTGTTTTTGAGTCCCCTACATACATGTAttcctgtattttctgtattccaacTCTTATCTTCTGgcttcctgcagagctggaTGCCATGCAGCAAGCCCCACTGTCCCTGTTTCTAATAGAATATGCAAAGTAGGATTAGTCCCAGCTTTGAACCCTGCGGAGGGCAGCTCTGAGAATAGCAATTACAGACACAGGCATATTCTCCATGACTTGGATGTGGCTTCCTTCCAGTTTTTCTGCATCTTGGCATGCTTGCATTGCACTAGTGCTTCCTAACAGACTTCTCTGGAGCCTTGTCTGAAGAGCCAGAGCTCCTAGTACTTCTCTTatcctttgctttctgttttcccttctatctttttttcccccaacttgAGCAAAGGCCACATTCTCTGCCCTTTTTTGAGAGCTCCTGTAGgtaaaatgctttttgaacaAGAAAAGGTCAAGTGTGCAAAGTGCTGAGAGTTAGATTCTCAAAATGAACGAGGCGAGCAGCCTTCTGCAGTCTTTGTTCCCAAATCTAAATGGCCACAGGTAGCAGTTGTCTGTTGCTGTCATGATCTAGCAAAGACATTAAAGTTGGCCTTAGGCGATGTGTGCTTTAGGGGCTAATAGTCAGCATGCCTGTAGATAGACTCAGTAGGTAACGTGAGAATTTAAAATGCAAGTGTTGGTGTCTTAGCAGTATGTGTCTAAGTCTGTGGGAGCTCATGTGTATCACTAATAGCAGGAGGGACTTATCTAGGTTTTGTTATGCCTTAGCATTTCACAGAACCatctaggctggaagagacctccgaGATCACCcggtccaacctctgacctaacactaaccagtcctccactacaccatatcactgagctctaaatctaaacatcttttaaagacctccagggatggtgactcaactgcttccctgggcagcccatcccaatgcctaaTTTGGGTACTCTGTAAGAAAATTCCATGCTTTCTGGATCTGTTTGCACTCTGTTCATCTACATGGACCTCAACCAGTATCTTGCAGGTTAATTCTTGTAGTGGAGTCCCCTTAGCCTTGAAGAGCCTCTTTTTCTCAAGTTGTAGTAAGTGGAGAGATTTTTATTGCTCCAATCAAAGGCTTAATTTTTCCAGGCTCTCAGGTCCACCTGAAATGCTGAGTGGCATCATCTGGTGCTGTTGTCATGGTCCGGCCCCATTCCATTGTGTGAATCTCACTCTTGCTGCTGAAAGgtgcctgggctctgctccctggtaAGAGTTTTCTGGGGAGCTCTTCTGGCTTTGCTTTCTAACCCGTCCTCTTCCCTGGTTGTGTAGGGGTATCAGCAGGGTTTGGCTCTGACACATCAGGCAAGGGAGAAAGCTGCCGTGTGGTCCTGTGATCCTTTGTCACCCAGACCCTCCCACACAGGCTGTACTGCCATCAGTCACTTAAGCAAGGGGGATATCTGATTGTTTCAGCTTATAAAAACCAAATTAGGAGAATAGGCTGTATGTAGACAAGCAGGATTTAAGCAATCTGCTGGCCTCAACCAGCTGGTGTTCTCCAGCCTCAAACCTGGCCTCTTGGCCTCTCCATGTAAACGATGCCCTGAAAAACTCCGAGCACTTGCTTCATGAGACCGAGACTCATCAaacttctttttattccttcagCCCGTTGTTTTTTCATAGCTCCTTTGGCTAATGAAACACGAGCAGTGTAATcaatgccactttttttttttttttttaaaaggcactCAAGAGCTTATGTAAAATCTTTGGAATTTGTTAGCATGATAACATTGTTATGCTCTCCTGGCTGATAGAAATATCAAAGCCAGCTAAGAatagctgcagcaggcagagaagAATGGATTTGCTTGCTGGAATGCAAGCAAAAACTATGTATGCATTGCTCGGTTTCTAACAACTAAGGGAAAAAATTTAGCTGTCATGAAAATAAGTGGAGACTAAAAGCTCTAAAAGCTCCCTCCTCCCTTTCTTCACAGTGTCATTAAATGAGTCAAAATAGAGTTGGTTTGTGCTGAATATTTGAAAGTCTCCAGGATTTTCCACgtccacttttttctttttttttttttttctggacacaAAACTCCTGTTGCAATCAGCGTTTTCCAaat is a genomic window containing:
- the TACC2 gene encoding transforming acidic coiled-coil-containing protein 2 isoform X8, with translation MGNENSSAENQSDVPNANKVILMPPSQGTQQSAPQDSELDHPPGKGHGIKRSPQENSVGGSGAQDISELLPAAVRLAESTSPLIPGPTSVSNEGTSSSSAEDLPNPDSSVVPAEVTAQSGALQDHGGYAGCGVLQHTAEAREGSLPTPMPLAGSSEKDITADLASSSDKFPTSSCNEAVPPPGPVSDNEEGIARGISEDTGPECDPTAPASLKSSEDDPRNPSLQASPPAAMQGVTAMNLSEVGALGQGEQLGDVRAPHGSTSPQGKGAGDYFTAQEAEQELGVLEVGQLQAVMQQGRQNTDGGEGLLMKKETLIRNHPATGGSDGEKFGAIANTQSFVVRPEISEVCRTQKGAVKTGRNEVNPALSASQGEQSEACTSVSELPLNAPNLFLVPKPEESLREHVPGNDYQDLMKSEATKTASEKNEPGFERELQKEDELVSAEHFSAPLSFKQEEEQNSAVTTESQKDEASSNEIIKADDVSRESTTLSEAETTINPTKEISPVDKRSLLQEYALSTSLSRAVELNQKGADVRVSGEKNRMGAEEAHVAETSTLPEGPGGAERQMLSSLSSHEQDLQDTPLSHNAGEFGLCEKTSAGGPKEEAVGKPLQSGSDLKSPEDHSEPLGCKPEQALSEGKAAATDDPENKDSPQRPRAGCPPSTDCSHAGTEEKTLGQPGSNGADEVCLAGAHSSPLLRSENNRVVQSKQDESWQEAFPRGAVLETGDKTESQGKTEESTKTYKSTCEHQGLNELAGPGGFIAVQIEDPPQVSETKQQSGHLSDVPRSDASYSTTGNSKEHKATIQQEKHHAEVGSFVEDKDLALKTEHESDMLVQAQQEQGAAESHGNVQVACAGTLQAAVGRAELTPWAIQEEGVGDSTSGDKHSSSVTLECSAGDLQENTDAPAALPHREQMEKSVSAGDRDQASNAGHKQQTHQSNPTGVARADDQEHTERPLKPELEPKHRSHIPEMPLSISDNLNEESAVPRPAPAQSDSGTAAEEDEAGSSAGLPEDACSHEHLPNIAGVTVLNLQDCNEQNKTNLQAEENCCSKQNPDKLKQGSNSLISASQHEEACQSDTFAEESDKNEQPVSVCRIKDSAGASRASAVNALPGTQNSASATNTAQTLPSAPEIAHASDNFEENDPQISSPEIQEKLLLVAKSSGGTEGLAADGGLGQTDGNMQLSCEDSAAIHETSNMQSNKSPGAEGCLSLLEAHREAVPTDKPYKPSCIQTAPEEFCQADFPAPPPLTSAVSHPSQQAGSRANNGTGGELLNNELGAVACQNVLESNSSSQMAAGSQVSVHSGPSPGVSTGKRADSEPSSAGGRQDSDKDVPNPSFQGEGERSLTLPEALSVGQSSGNLSQFNSEKLKKELSAIKSKETKGDVNFKAQQSDSSAEALLALPAAEGKLLSLSSVGKQGGCNEQIAPGICVDDKCSVILEKPGNLEKMEEVLKENYSTTRAEISTSRQSAEKEHELLTPSSLGIGSSLPAFREHISQIFKKTVHSTLSAELPQLAPENHAGFKQSTTAEGPAQPSGVENFSASVEGGKAAPEGTSGAEGPELPLAAEPSCAAPAPLLPENAVPPASLQDAEESRQPAGCLEMLPGSEGSAPAERCLENLQKANGNAEHPESSEMERKAGVCARGVDPELLMSLERKKQGPASSDGAAAENFPACADREPQPSGAGISAGSTQEGDFGNAATAEENNLITEGTSQPVSSEEDVSCQPEHCQDPEPNEEGKTEYSGPDTAKSISDVAASVLVPGGSYSCEKLPDNFNVLPGENQETRARGNLVHDIRAQSDTEMIQDEPENGKCLETSASMQDPQQEKKGATHGLMDYLKNEASQNGCLQSDSQLESGTMTDGDVQESSGSVLSTAKTGNEKAGDIPETGTARMLVTSEGGLALNSRTGELQTELCKNPSAPIAGMEQGECSERADPSGAANQPGRMNSEHEGSPQDATRKLSPLAFMEPTTLDLSKLPDVAVAGLPTESPPGPGDDIQLAAALDPSEQPLPVPAAYGDVEPGDAAELTAASTSKPDSCDEADKLISGDVPPAAAPGEGVDLPPQESEGFTEEIKRSSDSEEAFETPESTTPVKAPPSPPQPPPEAAAAVVADLAEQEINPQLSLEDTGLSSETAPVADVSHSEPVEESPFRPPSHSFSTVFDEDKPIASSGTYNLDFDNIELVDSLHALGPSSPESKNRDPKANVRRKSTDSVPISKSTLSRSLSLQASDFDGASYLGNNETLAPAADAYGTGSSSASSTLKRTKKSRPASLKKKPSAKKSLDAPPVKETPQEPSDLGQAASAPGEDKSTSEAKADSVKPECTEPSKISAEKQEAPAVPEGSYPLDPDSFDGISAFSTGGSKVQNSPPASKKTLPLTTAPEAVEVTPPDTGGQEDPPVKGVAVRLEFDYSEEKGTGEDSQESAPPKKTGKKPGAKMPLRRPKTKKSVEKLDNLPTTPTKTPTDPNEIPITKGSYTFDIDKWDDPNFNPFSSSTKMQESPKLPQQTYSFEPDMCEDSIDPFKSSSKIASSPTKSPASFEIPASANETNGTDGDSLNKPAKKKKTPLKTDTFRVKKSPKRSPLSDPPSQDPTPLPTPETPPVISTVVHATDEEKLASSVTSQKWTCMTVDLNTDKQDYPQPSDLSTFVNETKFSSPTEELEYGNSYEIEYMEKIGSSVPQDDSTPKKQSLYLMFDAQQESPVKSPPIRLSDSTTPCSGSSFEDPEAQQSSGIKIQHPASRVLTANQEAHLQSPDKSKQKDLEPMTLGTTPEAIEITSPEDSFVSADALLNRISKKTSICDQPEYLDPDLAEKNPPVFAQKLQREPAIPADVSISKSALYSRIGTSDAESTTSLLYPQQDLDSALRLARAEIVAKEREVSEWKEKYEESRREVMEMRKIVSEYEKTIAQMIEDEQREKSVSHHTVQQLIVEKEQALADLNSVEKSLADLFRRYEKMKEVLEGFRKNEEVLKKCAQEYLSRVKKEEQRYQALKIHAEEKLDRANAEIAQVRGKAQQEQAAYQASLRKEQLKVDALERTLEQKNKEIEELTKICDELIAKMGKS